In Maylandia zebra isolate NMK-2024a linkage group LG12, Mzebra_GT3a, whole genome shotgun sequence, a single genomic region encodes these proteins:
- the zgc:101858 gene encoding 3-oxoacyl-[acyl-carrier-protein] reductase FabG, whose amino-acid sequence MATGDAFKVSSLKGKVALITGASSGIGAGTSVLFAKLGALLALNGRDVENLNKVAKECTDCGADEPLLVPGDLTDEEIVKSTVEKTIAHFGRLDVLVNSAGILAMGSIETTDLAQYDKVMNVNVRSIYHLTQLCVPHLIKTKGSIVNVSSVNGQRSFPGVLAYCMSKAAIDQFTRCIALELASKQVRVNSVCPGVIITDVHKRAGLNDEQYTQFLDKCKQTHALGRPGEVEEVAHSIAFLASDAASFITGVNLPIDGGRHAMCPR is encoded by the exons ATGGCTACAGGTGATGCGTTTAAA GTGTCATCTCTGAAGGGGAAAGTGGCCCTGATAACAGGCGCCAGCTCGGGAATTGGAGCCGGTACGAGCGTCCTGTTCGCTAAACTCGGAGCTCTGCTGGCTCTGAACGGCCGCGATGTGGAAAACCTCAACAAAGTAGCCAAAGAATGCACAGACTGTGGAGCCGACGAG ccTCTACTCGTTCCTGGAGACCTGACTGATGAGGAGATTGTAAAAAGCACGGTGGAGAAAACTATCGCTCACTTCGGCCGGCTGGATGTGCTGGTCAACAGTGCTGGCATACTGGCAATGGGCAGCATCGAGACAACAGACCTGGCTCAGTATGACAAGGTCATGAACGTTAATGTGAG ATCTATATACCACCTGACCCAACTTTGTGTACCGCACCTGATCAAGACCAAAGGCTCCATCGTCAATGTATCCAGTGTGAACGGACAGAGATCA TTCCCTGGTGTGTTGGCCTATTGCATGTCCAAGGCTGCTATTGATCAGTTTACACGTTGCATAGCACTTG agCTGGCATCAAAGCAGGTTAGAGTGAACTCTGTCTG TCCTGGTGTGATCATCACCGATGTCCACAAGAGAGCGGGACTAAATGACGAACAGTATACCCAG TTTCTTGATAAGTGTAAGCAGACCCATGCCCTCGGTCGACCAGGCGAGGTGGAAGAAGTGGCCCACAGCATTGCTTTCCTGGCATCTGATGCTGCCAGCTTCATTACTGGAGTCAACCTGCCAATTGATGGCGGCCGTCATGCCATGTGCCCGAGATAA
- the ppil3 gene encoding peptidyl-prolyl cis-trans isomerase-like 3 isoform X1 translates to MAVTLHTDLGDIKIELFCERTPRACENFLALCASGFYNGCVFHRNIKGFMVQTGDPTGTGKGGTSMWGRKFEDEFSEHLKHNVRGVVSMANNGPNTNGSQFFFTYAKQPHLDMKYTVFGKIIDGLETLDELEKLPVNEKTFRPLTETRIKDVTIHANPFAG, encoded by the exons ATG GCTGTTACACTTCACACAGATCTAGGAGacattaaaattgaattgttCTGTGAGCGCACACCGAGGGCATGTGAG AACTTTCTTGCTTTGTGTGCCAGCGGCTTCTACAATGGTTGCGTCTTCCACCGAAATATAAAGGGCTTCATGGTTCAGACTGGAGATCCTACAG GTACAGGTAAAGGAGGAACAAGCATGTGGGGGCGTAAATTTGAGGATGAGTTCAGTGAACACTTAAAA CATAATGTAAGAGGAGTGGTCTCCATGGCAAACAATGGTCCCAACACGAATGGCTCCCAGTTTTTCTTCACTTATGCCAAACAGCCTCACCTGGACATGAAGTACACAGTGTTTGGAAA GATCATAGACGGCTTGGAAACACTGGATGAGCTGGAGAAGCTGCCTGTGAATGAAAAGACGTTCCGGCCACTGACTGAAACTCGGATAAAGGATGTCACCATTCATGCTAATCCTTTTGCTGGATAG
- the ppil3 gene encoding peptidyl-prolyl cis-trans isomerase-like 3 isoform X2, which produces MWSPLADKVLYNLDSEMIVFCQNFLALCASGFYNGCVFHRNIKGFMVQTGDPTGTGKGGTSMWGRKFEDEFSEHLKHNVRGVVSMANNGPNTNGSQFFFTYAKQPHLDMKYTVFGKIIDGLETLDELEKLPVNEKTFRPLTETRIKDVTIHANPFAG; this is translated from the exons ATGTGGTCACCTCTGGCAGATAAAGTTCTTTACAATCTAGACTCAGAAATGATCGTATTCTGTCAG AACTTTCTTGCTTTGTGTGCCAGCGGCTTCTACAATGGTTGCGTCTTCCACCGAAATATAAAGGGCTTCATGGTTCAGACTGGAGATCCTACAG GTACAGGTAAAGGAGGAACAAGCATGTGGGGGCGTAAATTTGAGGATGAGTTCAGTGAACACTTAAAA CATAATGTAAGAGGAGTGGTCTCCATGGCAAACAATGGTCCCAACACGAATGGCTCCCAGTTTTTCTTCACTTATGCCAAACAGCCTCACCTGGACATGAAGTACACAGTGTTTGGAAA GATCATAGACGGCTTGGAAACACTGGATGAGCTGGAGAAGCTGCCTGTGAATGAAAAGACGTTCCGGCCACTGACTGAAACTCGGATAAAGGATGTCACCATTCATGCTAATCCTTTTGCTGGATAG